The following is a genomic window from Maridesulfovibrio frigidus DSM 17176.
CATTAGAAACAGTTTTGGAGAAAAAATTGTCAGTAATATGGCTATTATACCATAGATAGCTGTTGGCCTCATTATTCTAGGGCCGACTCCGTAATAAGTCATGCTTTGTGTTTTCATGGGAATCTTTTTTCCTCAAGTTTGAGTCACTTGCTTATTTAATTTTGAACTTTTCCTTCATTTAAAACGCCTTAACATACTTGAATACTCTTTTTGTTATGTCAATAATAGCAATGGTGGTATTTTAGTATTAGACTAATTTTTATTCAGAACAAATTGGGTAGAATACTAGACCATTAAATTGTGACTACTGCTCTATAAAACAGTGAACGGTGTACGCCTACTTTACTAATTGTAGAGTTACAGACTAGATACTTAGTATATATTTTTGGCTGGTAAAAATTGAAGATTCGGGAGTATTAACATTGTCAGTTTGTACGAGTAGTTTACCTATAGGGGTGTTCGATTCCGGCGTTGGCGGGCTAACTGTGCTTCGAGCTCTGCGTGAACTGTTACCTAATGAAAATTTCTTGTATCTTGGTGATACAGCACGGGTTCCATATGGAACTAAAAGCCCGGAATCTGTGACCAAATATGCCTTGCAAGCCGGCGGGGCACTTGTTCGCGAAGGCATAAAAATGCTTGTTGTTGCTTGTAATACAGCATCTGCCGTTTCAATAGACGCTTTGGCTGCTGAGTATGGTCCGCTTCCGGTAGTTGGTGTTGTTAAGCCCGGCGCAGAGGCTGCGTGCGCAACTACCATCAATGGTAAAATAGCCGTCATTGCGACTGAAAGCACCGTAAATGGTGGAGCGTATCAGCGGACAATATGTAGTATGCATCCTGACGCTGAGATAATTGCTTATCCTTGTCCATTATTTGTGGGCCTTGCGGAAGAAGGTTGGGTTGAAGGTGAATTGGTAGAAGCTATTGTTGCTCGCTATTTGGAACCTTTGTTTGCCGCTTTCGGTGAAGTGGGGCCGGATACTCTTGTACTTGGCTGTACTCATTTTCCCGTGCTTAGGAAGGCAATTTCAAATGTAGCAGGAAGCGCAATAAGACTTGTTGATTCTGCTGAGACTACAGCGAGGACCGTGGAAAATATTTTAAGTGAAGCTAAAATTTGCAACACTGATAAGGATAAAGGGCAAGTTTCTTTTTTAGCTACGGATTCGGCACAGAGATTTGCTGCTGTTGGTGGATCTTTTCTTGGAGTAGAAATTGATACTAATGATGTCAGAGTGGTAGATTTGTAATAGCAATAGAAATATATTTTATATTATGCATCTCTTGCAAGATTTCTTTGTTTTTATATGGGATTTTATTATGCATCATTTCATTTATTCATTTATAATAGTTTTTATTTTTACCTTGTGCAGCACTGCCGTTGCTCAGGGTGAAGTTGTTTTTGCCTCTGGTTCACCTCTTTCGACTTATCAATCGCGCGTTATTTATCCTCTTCTTAAGGAAGCTTTTAAGAGAAATGGGGTAGAATTTGATGCTAAAAGCTACCCTAGCCCAAGGTCTTTGCTTATGTCTAATTCCGGTGCTCTTGATGGAGAACTTCACCGCGTTTATAATTTTCACGAAGTGAGCGGAGGGCAGTATCCAAATCTAGTACGTATAGAATGCGATCTTTTATCCATTTATCTTGCGGTTTTTTCCAAGAATGCTGATGTTAAAATTGTTAATTGGGAACAGCTAGTCGGCTCTAAGGTTGGTTTTGTAAGTGGTAAAAAATATGCGGAGAGTTTTTTGGGTAAAACTTTAAAGCCCGAAAATATTATTCGCCAAAGTTCTGAACCCAACCTTTTTAAAATGCTTGCCAAGGGGTATATCGAATATGCCATTTCTGGGGGGCTTGAAGGGAAGCGTCTGGTGCTAAAACATCCTGATTTTCATGGAATTAAAGAAGTCGGAAAACTAAAAGAGACGAAAATTTACGCTTATATGCATAAGAAACATGCCGCCCTCGCTGAAAAGGTGGCAATAACGTTAATTGAAATGAAAAAAGATGGGGCATTTAAGAAAATAGTTAATGAAGCACGACACTCATATTGTGAAATCGAAGATTGTAAAAAGATGAATTGCACTTATGATTGTCTTAATTCCGACCTTGTCGATAAGGGCAACCTTTCTACTGACCCTATTCATCCTAATCACTTTGCTCAATCTAACCATTCTGAATCTTCATCTCATTCCGATCAGTAGATTTAAATAAATAGCCCGTACACATCTCAACTAATTCATCAAATATTTTGTCATTAGGTACATCGGAATGTTCTAAAAAACAGCTGTGCATAGTTTCTTCAATAGTCCTTGTCACAAGCTTTGAAGCAATCTCTATGTCTTTTACTTTTATTCTATCTCCGCAATTTTCAAGTATTGCTTCAACTCCTGTCTGAAATGAGTCTGTGATGCTCTTATCTAGTTTGGCCATTTCCGGTTCGCGGTTTTTGAGGGCCAGCATTTCTCTATGTAATTCTGTTGAAAGTGTATGCGCTTGAATTGCAGAATCTACCATATGTTTAACTATTTCATGGCTTGATCCAGACAAAGGGGCTTCTTCTGAGATCCTTCCGTAGATCCCTCTTATTATGCTGCTGCCGTATGCCTGCGCAACCTGAATAAGTAGATCTTTTTTGTCTTCAAAATAACCGTAGAATGATCCCACCGAAACTCCAGCCTCTTCTGTAATTTCAGCGATACCAGTTTTGTGGAATCCTTTTTCTGAAAACCGTTTCATGCCGGCAACGATTATTTTGCGCTTCTTTTCTTTACTTCGCCTTTGAATGGGATCTCTAACCATTGGATTTTCTCCGGTAGTCCGTGTGACTTTTATGAACAGGTTCATAAAATTAGCTTTTTTAATGAATAATAATTCATATTCATATTGTCAACAAATATGAATTTATATTCATATTGTGATGTAGAAAGAGTTTCAGGAGGAGTTAGGGCGTAGAAAGGGGAAGTTAAATCAGGCTGTCGTGGACGGGGTAGGGATGAATTTGATGTTAATTTCATCCTTAATGCTGTCCATAAATTCGTTGAATTCTCTTTCCTGATGGGGGCTATAGCGTAGCATCAGTACTCCTTTGAATCTATCAGCAACTGTAAACATGGAAAGGTTGTCCATTGCTTCAAGCAGGAATCTGAATATAGCAATATCCGCCGGCGCTATCTGAACATAAACGCGGCTGGAAAATTCAGGTGGAGCGGGTAGTGGACGCGGGCGTGGTTTTCTTTTTTTACGGGCCATATTTTAATCTTGAAGAATATTATGAGGTTTAGGACTTGTATCAAAAGCAGGGTTCCGGGGAACCCTGCGGAAATTACATTATTTTGTAGCCATCTTCTGTGATGAGAACCATGTATTCCCAGCGTATTCCACCCCAATCTGGGTAATACAATCCCGGCTCGATGGTGATAACCATACCTGGTTTGAGTTCACCTGTTGCAATAGGGCTGACGCTCGGCTGTTCGTGTGTTTCAAGGCCGATGCCGTGTCCTAGAGAATGGGTGAAATACTGTTCTACTTCATACTTTTCAAAGACCGCTTTTGCTGTGTGGTATGCGTGCTTAATTGGAAGGCCGGGTCGCAATACTCGGATTGCCGCCATTTGTGCTTCCTGAACTTGATCACGTACAGTTAAAAAACGATCAGAAGGCTTGTCGCCAATATAGAATGTTCTGGTCTGGTCCGAACAGTAATCGCCAAGTCTGCAACCCATATCAATGAGAACAAGCTCGCCTTCACGAAGTTTTGTGTCTCCGGGAATTGCATGCGGCAGTGCGGCATTGGGGCCGACGCCTACAATGGAAGGAAATGATAGCTCAGAAGCACCGTTGTTGCGGAAAAGCTGTTCAAGTTCCCATGAAATTTCAGCTTCAGTGCGACCTTCCTGAAGTTTAGGCTCTATCAGCTCATATACTTTATGATTAAGAGCGCAGGATTTTTCCATCAGCTCAATTTCATCAGCATCTTTAATAAGACGAAGTTGTTCAACCAAACCTGAAACAGGCTTAAGCTCGCAAAGTTCGTTTAGTTTTTCGTGCTCGAAAATATTAATAGACTTAGGATCGTAGGCCAGCGCAGAAATAGAATTAGATTTAAAGAAATTTTTGAGCGCATCGAACTTGCGTCCGGAATAGATAAAAATATCTTCTTCGTTCCATAATCTGCGTGCTGCGTCTAAGTACCTTGGGTCTGTAAGAAGGAAATCTTTTCCGTCAGGGCAAATGATAACCCATCCAGCGGTTTCGTTGCATTGCGGGTCATGAAGTTCAAATCCGCTGAGATAATAACGGTTTGCAGCAAAATTTACCAATAGAGGAGGGAGTCCACGGTCTTTTAGACGTTTGCGGACTCTTTCCCGCCTTTGTTCGAAAGTGGCGGCAGATATGGTCATGTGATTAACTTATCCTGTATGTGGTTTCGGGCTTACCGTTTATCATTCTTTCAGCCCATTCTACGCCCTGCATTACAGAATGGTCCATGTTTGAAACTTCATATTTCCAGCCACCGAAGCGGCCTCTGGAAAATATGGACATGGATTCAAGAGCAGGTTGCAGAATCTGTAACGCTTCATCGCGTTGCAGGCAAGGGATAGGGTAACCGTAATCCACATTTATGGACCAGCGGGAAATTATATCTTTTCTATCTTCTTCAGTGATCATTGTAGTGTTTACGAGGCCATCTTCAACTTCGCTAAGCACCTGATCATGGTTAATTTTTTTATGATTAGAATATGAAACTTCGCACATAAGCGCACGTCCAACACCTGAAACAGGTGTATTATTCGGTGAGTAGTTGTGAAAGTTTGTCACACGGTAAAATGGACTGTCATCATCAGGGAAGTACATCCAGCAACGGGTGTCTTCTTTAGAGGTCGATAGCCCTATTCCTGCAACTACTACGCTGTTATGTTTTAGCATATTTGCTGCATTGATGAGGTCTTCAGATGGTTTGTTCAGCCATTGTTTAACTAGAATATCTACAGGTGCAGTGGACAACAAATATTCATATTCATAAGTATTGCCTTGGGCATCAGTGAGAATTTTATTCTTATGGTCAATGGATGAAACGCAAGTATTGTATAAAATATTGCTGCTGATTGTCTCTGCCAACTTCTTATAAATTGAACCTGTACCGCCCTTAAGAGGGAATCTAAATTTATTGTTAGGGCCCCAAGACAGGTGATCCTGCTCGAGAATAATGTTTTTGAGCACTGTTTTAAGATCAACAACGCTTACACGCTCACCAATCCACGAAAATGACATCATTTCAGGGTAAGTCGCCCATACTTTATAGTTATATGGCAGCATGAAATATTTTGCGATTCCCGCACCGAAGGTATTGTTAATCCACTCGTAAAAGTTTGCAGGAGTGTCTTCCGAGCGAACTCCGGGAAGAAGTCCTCGCACACATTTCCATTTAATCTGGTTAGGTAAGTGTCTTATATTATTTTGGAAAGGGTAAGGAACCCACGTTTTGACGGAACGCACCCATGATTCACGAAGGTGTTCCAGATATTCATCCATAAGAATTTCAGCAAGAAGATCGTCATAATATTCGTAATGGGAAAAGACTACATGTCCGCCAATGTCCCATGTGAACCCCTTCTCGTCGGTAAAACTAGACGCAAGTCCACCTGCATAGGAATTTTTTTCCAGAATAATGAAGTCTTTTTCGCCTAGTTCCATCAGCCGTCTAGCAGCTCCGAGACCCGTTGGACCCGCGCCGATTATAGCATACTTTCGCTTCACAGGAATATCTCCGTCTAATTTTAGTATAATTAGAGAATGTAAAGCAATGAATATGCCAGTGTGATGTCACGTACCTTTCTCTTGGCCGTAACAAGTTTGTAACTAAGCTCGTATAGACCCTTCTTCAACGACAAAGAAAACTGACTAGGTAACAACGTGTCAGCAAAAAATTTAAATTTGGAGGAAGGAAAATGAAATCTAGAATTATCGCCTTAGTTTCTATTATGGTTATGGCGTTTACAGGATCAGCATTTGCTGGATCAGTACAAGTCAAAGGTTCAACAACTGTTCTTCCGTTAATGCAGAAATCAGCTGAAACTTTCATGTTAGCTAATCCATCTACTTCGATCTCTATCTCTGGTGGCGGATCAAGTAACGGAGCAAAAGCTTTAATCGATGGCACTACCGATATCGCAATGATGTCACGTGACATGAAACCTGCTGAAATTCAGAAAGCGACAGACAATGGACGCGCTCCTGTCCAGTTTATTGTAGCTCTTGATTGCATCGTTCCTGTTGTTAATCCGAACAACCCCGTTTCAGGGCTCAGCAAAGATCAGCTCTTCGGAATTTATACCGGCAAAATTAAAAACTGGAAAGAAGTTGGCGGCGATGACTCTCAGATAGTTGTAATCTCTCGTGACACTTCATCTGGAACTTACGATTGCTGGAAGAGCAAAGTCATGAAGAAAGACGGCAAAAAGCACCGTGTATTTCCTGGGGCGCTTCTTCAGGCTTCAAACGGCGCTGTTGCACAGGCTGTTTCTAAAAATAAAAAAGCAATTGGTTATGTCGGTCTTGCATACTTGAATAAAGAGCTGAAAGGTATTGAAGTTCAGGGTGTTGCCGCATCAGTTGCTACTGCAAAAGATAAATCCTACCCAATCGCCCGCGGTCTTAATATCTACACTCCCGGCGAACCAACCGGTGAAGCAAAAGCTCTTATCGACTACATGATGAGCCCCGCAGGTCAGACTCTTGCTGCTGACACAGGGTTCATTCCAGTAAAATAGTACTATTGATACTAAAATGCCTGATTATGGATCTTCGGGAGGTGAATTTCTCCCGAAGATTTTTCCGCCTCAATTGTTCGTGGTTGATTGAAATTGCATTACTAATTTTCTTTATATCAGGGGAATGCTCGTGATTACGTCTCGAAACATCTGTGTTTTCTTAATAACCCTTGCGATAGCTAGCGGGGGTTATGCCTATAAACTTTCAGGATTAACCGAAGCGGAACAGATCTTTATTTATTCCACTGATAAGGTCGCGCAAAGGGGCGATTACTCGATGAGCACGGTTGGAGCGTTAAAGAAAGTTATGATGCTTTCGACTCACGAAATAGCTGAAACTGTGAGTGAATCTAAACTTACACAGGCGGAAAAAGAGTCTAAAGTAAAGAGTCTTACTGACAGCCTGAACGGTATTTATGCATACGTTCGCACTGACAGAGACGTGATGAGCAAAAGTAAAGGTAAGGATAGCAATCTTCTTTTAGCTGCTGTTACTGAAAGTGTTCATAATATTATCGCGTCAAGATCCAGTGGCTGGTATATTTTCAGTATTATACTTGGCTTAGGTGGAGCCGTCATATTAATCCTTAAAGCATTAAATCTCGGACGCCGTTCAACAGAACGTTTGATTCATTCATTTTTCCTCGTAACAGCATTTACATCCATATTGGTTCTGTTCTTAATTATGGTGTTCTTATTTGTTGAAGGATTACCAGTGTTTAATTTCGTATCAGTGAAAGACTTTATTTTCGGATTTGAATGGTATCCGACGGATGAACCTGCTGCTTTTGGAATTTGGGCTCTGATTGTCGGTTCTGGTGCTGTTACATTATTATCTTCCCTCATTGCCATTCCGCTGGGCGTGATGACTGCGATTTATCTTGCTGAAATTGCACCTACGAAAATTCGCGACATTGTGAAGCCCGCAGTTGAAATGCTGGCAGCTCTACCGTCTGTCGTTATCGGTTTTTTCGGAATGGTCGTAGTTGCTCCTTTTCTACAGGATACATTTGATATTGCGGTGGGCTTAAATCTCTTTAATGCCTCTGTAATGCTGGCATTTATGGCTGTTCCGACAATAACAAGTATTTCTGAGGATGCTCTTTATTCGGTTCCTCCTGAACTCAAAGAAGCTTCCCTCGCCCTCGGTGCAACGCATTGGCAGAGCATATATAAAGTTATGATACCGGCTTCATTGTCCGGGATATCAACGGGGATTATTCTTGGAATGGCCCGCTCCATTGGTGAGACTATGGTTGTGTTGATGGTCGCTGGGGGCGCTGGCCTTTTGCCTGGATCGATTTTTGATCCTGTAAGACCTATGCCTGCATCAATTGCCGCAGAAATGGGAGAAGCTCCATTTCATAGCGAGCATTATCACGCATTATTTGCCATTGGTATGGTCCTGTTTTTATTCACCATGGTTTTCAATCTGATAGCTGATCATGTCGCTCACAAGTATACACAAGTCGGCTCGGCAACTCTGTAGCGAGAGAAGTTAACAACATAAAGGGAATGAATGGGTACAAATAATGAGTAATTCTGCAGATACGATAGAACAGGTGGATTCGATGCTTACAGCTGAAGGTAACAGGAGTGAACAGATGCCTCATGGCGGGTCTGGTAACTACGCAATGCGCGAGAGAATTCAGAAGGTAGTATTTTTGCTATTTAAGGGCGCAGTCGCAATAAATGGATTGGCACTATTGATTATTTGCGGGTTCGTTCTTTATTACGGTCTACCGGCTATGAGCTGGGAGTTTCTCACTGAAAATCCAAGAAATTCAATGACTGAAGGCGGTATTCTGCCTTGTATCGTCGGGACTATAGTCCTTAGTTATGGCGCACTGATGGTTGCGCTCCCTTGGGGTATCGCAACGGCGATTTACCTTAATGAATATGCGACATCTCCAAAATTGGTAAGAATCCTCAGACTTGGCATTAACAACCTTGCCGGTGTTCCTTCAGTAGTATTCGGTCTTTTCGGACTGTCTCTTTTTGTTACTGTCATGGGTATGGGCGTGAGTATTCTGGCCGGTGTTTGCACTCTTGGTGCGCTGGCTCTACCTCTTGTTATCGGGGCATCTGAAGAAGCACTTCGCTCAGTCCCGCAGACATATCGTGAAGCCTCACTCGGCCTTGGCGCAACTAAGTGGCAGACTATTTACAGAGTAGTTCTTCCCGCAGCTCTTCCGGGTATGCTGACAGGGGCTATATTGACTCTTTCAAGAGCTGCTGGCGAAACGGCAGCAATTATGTTTACCGCCGCAGTTTTCTTTACACCGGACATGCCAGCATCCCTTTTTGATGATGTGATGGCTCTTCCATATCATATATATGTACTAGCGACTGCCGGGACAGAAATTGAGAAGACGAGGCATATTCAATATGGAACGTCTCTTGTGCTGATTACTTTGGTTCTGGGCATGAATATGGTTGCTATATACATTAGAGCCAGAATGCAGAAAAAAATGGCAAGATAAACTTCACCGCATCTATCCATTTTTAAATGAAATTTTTTCTAGATTTAGAAGATACTCTTTCATTGGAATACCTGAACCGCTGAACCCGCCGATCTTTTCTCCGGCCGCAAGTACTCTGTGGCACGGAATAATCAATGGAAATGGATTGTTAGCCATTGTGGTTCCGACTGCTCTGGCTGCGCGTGGTGAGCCCGCCAGTTTGCTGAGATCTTTGTAGGAGGTGGCTACTCCCCATTTTATCTCTTTTGACAGGGCTTTTAGGACTTGCTGTCGAAAAGGAGTAAGCTGAGAAAAATCGAGAGGAAGATCGGGCCATTCAACTTTTTCACCGCGTACATATTTTGCAAGTTTGCTCTGAATCTTAAGCGCATAAGAGCTGAGGTTCGGATCTGATTCGCGGCTGTCTGCCCAGTTAAGCTTAATTTTGCGGATCATGCCATCCTGCCAGAATAGCCGAATGCAGATATCTTCTGCTGCAATAAACTCTGTGTGAAACATGTTATATTTTCCTTTCTCTTCCGGGCGGCATGTGATCCGGACCAAACCATTCTGGAGGACTCTCAGGCGCGTCTTCTCTGGCTTTACCTTGCCATAGATCATTGTTTTGGAACATCATATCAATTGCGTTCTGAACGTTTCTTTTATGTTCAATCCAGTCCGGTGCAACCAGTTCACCCGGAGTCGGGTCTGCATTCATTCGATGAATCACAATATCGGGCCGTAGGATGGATATGGCCGCTTCGAGCATTTCGAGATATTCAGCCATAGAAAAAGGTATGAATTCACCCGCATCATACATTTTCTGAAGTGGTGTGTCGTGGCTGACATAAAGATTGTGAAACTTAATGCCTGAGACGGGCAGCGCATTAATGAATTCAACTGAAGCAAGGAAGTCTTCCTTCGTTTCACCGGGCAGACCAGCTATTATGTGGACGCAAACTTCTATTCCGAAAGAGTCAGCTAGTTTTACTGCATCTGCAAAGCATTTAGCGTCATGCCCTCTATTGATACGGGCGAGGGTTGCATCATTGGAGCTTTGCAAACCAAGTTCAAGCCACGTTTCTTTAAGGTTCAAATCTTTAATAAGCTGTAGTTTTTCGCTATCAATGCAATCTGGGCGAGTGCCGATGCATATCCCTGTTAATCCCGGAAGATTACGGATTTTGTCAAGCGCACACTTAACTTCTTCTAAGGTTCCATAAGTGTTGGAGTAAGACTGCAAATAGGCTAGAAACAGTTTTGCGTTGTATAGTCTTGTAAATTTTTTAGTCCAGAAATCCCATTGCTGATCGACCGGCATGGATTGCGAATGCATACCGGACCCTGATCCAAGAGGATTGCAGAATATGCATCCTTCGGTGGATATTTTACCATCTCGGTTGGGACATGAGAAACCAAAATCAAGAGGTACTTTCTGAACCCGCTTGCCGAAATTTTGTCTAAGCCTGGCGGCAAGTCCGTAAAAACGATACATCGAAGCTCCTTTTTATGAGGAAGTCTGTTTGCTTTTGATAAATAATATCTAATTAAATTAGTATATACAGTGGTTTATGGCTTTAGGGTAGTAGTTGTCATAATTGGTGTAATATGTTGCCTGTAGTAATATCTTCTGCTAGTTAATACCTAGGAATTTCTTTTTATATAAGAAAAGTAAGCGTCTGTTGCGGCGTTATTTGAATCACATTTTTTTTGGAGTTTCCAGTAGAATATGGCATCTATATTTGACAAGAT
Proteins encoded in this region:
- the pstA gene encoding phosphate ABC transporter permease PstA; the protein is MSNSADTIEQVDSMLTAEGNRSEQMPHGGSGNYAMRERIQKVVFLLFKGAVAINGLALLIICGFVLYYGLPAMSWEFLTENPRNSMTEGGILPCIVGTIVLSYGALMVALPWGIATAIYLNEYATSPKLVRILRLGINNLAGVPSVVFGLFGLSLFVTVMGMGVSILAGVCTLGALALPLVIGASEEALRSVPQTYREASLGLGATKWQTIYRVVLPAALPGMLTGAILTLSRAAGETAAIMFTAAVFFTPDMPASLFDDVMALPYHIYVLATAGTEIEKTRHIQYGTSLVLITLVLGMNMVAIYIRARMQKKMAR
- a CDS encoding TIGR01212 family radical SAM protein (This family includes YhcC from E. coli K-12, an uncharacterized radical SAM protein.) → MYRFYGLAARLRQNFGKRVQKVPLDFGFSCPNRDGKISTEGCIFCNPLGSGSGMHSQSMPVDQQWDFWTKKFTRLYNAKLFLAYLQSYSNTYGTLEEVKCALDKIRNLPGLTGICIGTRPDCIDSEKLQLIKDLNLKETWLELGLQSSNDATLARINRGHDAKCFADAVKLADSFGIEVCVHIIAGLPGETKEDFLASVEFINALPVSGIKFHNLYVSHDTPLQKMYDAGEFIPFSMAEYLEMLEAAISILRPDIVIHRMNADPTPGELVAPDWIEHKRNVQNAIDMMFQNNDLWQGKAREDAPESPPEWFGPDHMPPGRERKI
- a CDS encoding DUF4911 domain-containing protein, coding for MARKKRKPRPRPLPAPPEFSSRVYVQIAPADIAIFRFLLEAMDNLSMFTVADRFKGVLMLRYSPHQEREFNEFMDSIKDEINIKFIPTPSTTA
- a CDS encoding methylated-DNA--[protein]-cysteine S-methyltransferase; the encoded protein is MFHTEFIAAEDICIRLFWQDGMIRKIKLNWADSRESDPNLSSYALKIQSKLAKYVRGEKVEWPDLPLDFSQLTPFRQQVLKALSKEIKWGVATSYKDLSKLAGSPRAARAVGTTMANNPFPLIIPCHRVLAAGEKIGGFSGSGIPMKEYLLNLEKISFKNG
- a CDS encoding M24 family metallopeptidase, yielding MTISAATFEQRRERVRKRLKDRGLPPLLVNFAANRYYLSGFELHDPQCNETAGWVIICPDGKDFLLTDPRYLDAARRLWNEEDIFIYSGRKFDALKNFFKSNSISALAYDPKSINIFEHEKLNELCELKPVSGLVEQLRLIKDADEIELMEKSCALNHKVYELIEPKLQEGRTEAEISWELEQLFRNNGASELSFPSIVGVGPNAALPHAIPGDTKLREGELVLIDMGCRLGDYCSDQTRTFYIGDKPSDRFLTVRDQVQEAQMAAIRVLRPGLPIKHAYHTAKAVFEKYEVEQYFTHSLGHGIGLETHEQPSVSPIATGELKPGMVITIEPGLYYPDWGGIRWEYMVLITEDGYKIM
- a CDS encoding substrate-binding periplasmic protein, yielding MHHFIYSFIIVFIFTLCSTAVAQGEVVFASGSPLSTYQSRVIYPLLKEAFKRNGVEFDAKSYPSPRSLLMSNSGALDGELHRVYNFHEVSGGQYPNLVRIECDLLSIYLAVFSKNADVKIVNWEQLVGSKVGFVSGKKYAESFLGKTLKPENIIRQSSEPNLFKMLAKGYIEYAISGGLEGKRLVLKHPDFHGIKEVGKLKETKIYAYMHKKHAALAEKVAITLIEMKKDGAFKKIVNEARHSYCEIEDCKKMNCTYDCLNSDLVDKGNLSTDPIHPNHFAQSNHSESSSHSDQ
- a CDS encoding protoporphyrinogen/coproporphyrinogen oxidase, coding for MKRKYAIIGAGPTGLGAARRLMELGEKDFIILEKNSYAGGLASSFTDEKGFTWDIGGHVVFSHYEYYDDLLAEILMDEYLEHLRESWVRSVKTWVPYPFQNNIRHLPNQIKWKCVRGLLPGVRSEDTPANFYEWINNTFGAGIAKYFMLPYNYKVWATYPEMMSFSWIGERVSVVDLKTVLKNIILEQDHLSWGPNNKFRFPLKGGTGSIYKKLAETISSNILYNTCVSSIDHKNKILTDAQGNTYEYEYLLSTAPVDILVKQWLNKPSEDLINAANMLKHNSVVVAGIGLSTSKEDTRCWMYFPDDDSPFYRVTNFHNYSPNNTPVSGVGRALMCEVSYSNHKKINHDQVLSEVEDGLVNTTMITEEDRKDIISRWSINVDYGYPIPCLQRDEALQILQPALESMSIFSRGRFGGWKYEVSNMDHSVMQGVEWAERMINGKPETTYRIS
- the murI gene encoding glutamate racemase gives rise to the protein MSVCTSSLPIGVFDSGVGGLTVLRALRELLPNENFLYLGDTARVPYGTKSPESVTKYALQAGGALVREGIKMLVVACNTASAVSIDALAAEYGPLPVVGVVKPGAEAACATTINGKIAVIATESTVNGGAYQRTICSMHPDAEIIAYPCPLFVGLAEEGWVEGELVEAIVARYLEPLFAAFGEVGPDTLVLGCTHFPVLRKAISNVAGSAIRLVDSAETTARTVENILSEAKICNTDKDKGQVSFLATDSAQRFAAVGGSFLGVEIDTNDVRVVDL
- a CDS encoding PstS family phosphate ABC transporter substrate-binding protein, with the translated sequence MKSRIIALVSIMVMAFTGSAFAGSVQVKGSTTVLPLMQKSAETFMLANPSTSISISGGGSSNGAKALIDGTTDIAMMSRDMKPAEIQKATDNGRAPVQFIVALDCIVPVVNPNNPVSGLSKDQLFGIYTGKIKNWKEVGGDDSQIVVISRDTSSGTYDCWKSKVMKKDGKKHRVFPGALLQASNGAVAQAVSKNKKAIGYVGLAYLNKELKGIEVQGVAASVATAKDKSYPIARGLNIYTPGEPTGEAKALIDYMMSPAGQTLAADTGFIPVK
- the pstC gene encoding phosphate ABC transporter permease subunit PstC: MIHSFFLVTAFTSILVLFLIMVFLFVEGLPVFNFVSVKDFIFGFEWYPTDEPAAFGIWALIVGSGAVTLLSSLIAIPLGVMTAIYLAEIAPTKIRDIVKPAVEMLAALPSVVIGFFGMVVVAPFLQDTFDIAVGLNLFNASVMLAFMAVPTITSISEDALYSVPPELKEASLALGATHWQSIYKVMIPASLSGISTGIILGMARSIGETMVVLMVAGGAGLLPGSIFDPVRPMPASIAAEMGEAPFHSEHYHALFAIGMVLFLFTMVFNLIADHVAHKYTQVGSATL
- a CDS encoding TetR/AcrR family transcriptional regulator; translation: MVRDPIQRRSKEKKRKIIVAGMKRFSEKGFHKTGIAEITEEAGVSVGSFYGYFEDKKDLLIQVAQAYGSSIIRGIYGRISEEAPLSGSSHEIVKHMVDSAIQAHTLSTELHREMLALKNREPEMAKLDKSITDSFQTGVEAILENCGDRIKVKDIEIASKLVTRTIEETMHSCFLEHSDVPNDKIFDELVEMCTGYLFKSTDRNEMKIQNG